CGGGAGACGGAGCGCATACACAAGACGAAGATTCAGAGTGTCAAGAACAGacacaaatacgaagaacgacggatctggggacagagacgacacttcggatttgttatcttttcccttgtttctttattttattgcatggcgATGTCTAGaatcacaaacatgtcttgttttcacttggatttcgtgatgaactaaatttaCATTCTAGAAGTTGACGTAGCTTTGtctatacgatgatttgacgtggatGTTTCTATGATTGGATtcagttttatttatttgtgtTCTCTACTCTTATTTcattgcaatttactggccataaattgtatgttgtgattaattctacaactcgggagagggactaggattatagatcactaGAGACACATCGTGGAATatttatatcgttcggaagaCGTATAACTTTtgcgaggcttaggtaagaacattgattgcatttatcaattaaacttagatttgtattaggaataattgaatcgaagtttgattgatacatttattcgtcacttgggaaagggggaataaaatacgtaagtgttcttggccattaaataataggaattcaGGAATTTAAATGCAACCAGGAGAATTATTGTAGAAACTTAGTGAAGTCAGTCCTCTAGATAATTTCTATCACTGATATTTCTCCGGTCGGTAATTCGATTTATTGTTTATtcgcattttaattgtttttaacaaaccaattctcttacgatttttctaaataaattcttgactattttaattacaagaactgATATGcgtttttatacacactcctcgtgggattgatatctgtactctaaccagtactaaaacttgacaccgtacacttgcggtagtgaaaacacgcaacaagtttttggcgccgttgtctgggagtgtcaaatttgaatttatatcagtattgttaccaattagtctagattttaatttagagcttttatttttattttattttatattgattgagtttttcattttttcatgCTTGACAGTGTATGCTAAGATCGCATAACTCAGACTTGCTGATTTTTGAcccggagatcgaaagaactaCGAGAAAATTAAGAAAAGCAAGGAGGGAAGAGATCCAAGCAATGGCTGAACACAGAGAAAATGACAGACACACCCAGCCAGAGGCTATTCCtatcagagatcacttccgaccagtgatcaacaatcATTACTCTGGTATTGCTCGGGGGACCATAAATGCTAACAATTTTGAGCTGAAGCCTGCCCTGATAAATATGGTTCAACAAAACCAGTTCGCTGGAACTGCTACTTCAGATCCTCACGTTCACCTGAGAACTTTCTTGGAAATCACAgatacggtaaaaattaataatgttcctgATGACATTATTagattgcgtttgtttcctttttctctcagggatcaagcaagaggatggctccaatcactGCCGTTAGGGAACATCACGACATGGCAGGAGCTGGCGACGAAGttcctttctaaatattttccacctgcgaagtctgcacaattAAAGATTGAGCTCAGCACTTTTAGACAGACAGACTTCGAGCAGTTGTATGAAGCTTGGGAAAGGTATAAAGAGCTGTTGTGGAGGTGCCCgaatcatggttttgaagactgggtgcagATTGAGTTGTTTTGTAATGGATTGAATGGTCAAACACGTACAACTGTGGATGCAGCGgcaggtggcacgatctttgccaaatctcctgCTCAAGCCTACGACTTGCTTGAGCAAATGACTATTAACAGCTACcaatggccgtctgagaggtcaggagtacAGAAGACTGCTGGAATTTATACGGTGGATCCGATCACATCACTCACTGCACAAGTATCAACGTTGACTACACAGATAGCAACCATGAATAAAGTGAGCACTTCAAATACTGAGGGACCATCGCCCGTCGTTGAAGAAGCACATTTTCTTGAAGAAGCTCAGTATATCAACAACAGAAATGTTGGAGGGTTTggcggatatcgaggtaaccctccccctaatacttatcatcctgggttgagaaaccatgaaaatttttcttatgcaaacaatatgaatgtgttgaatcctccaccggggttcaatacatcaaatggggaatggaagccatcatttgaggatttagttggaacgtttgttgctgaatctggcaagagaatggctaggactgagtctaggctTGACAACCTAGCTAGAAACCCACATGGCAAGTATTGGTGCTACTTTGAAAATCCTGGAGTCACAAGTTGGGCAAATATCGAAGCAACTCACATCTCAACCATCAGATGCAGTGCAAAAGAATGCAGACCCAAATCTGAGAGAGGTGAATGCTATTTTTATGCAGCATGAGGAGATTGGAGTGataagcaaagaagagaaagttgatcAGCCGACTCCAAGCAAAAGGAACCGAGGTAAGAAAGGTAAGAGTTATGATTTTGATCAACGCGttgatatttctttacttccctaCCCCCAAAGATTTTTACAATTGAAGGCtgagtttcaaaagaaaaaaagtcttgaagatctcaagaacctacactCTAACATTCAGTCTGCAGAGCAGGAAGAGGTGGCATTTACTGGAGGAGATGATAAgggcaggaaagaaaatcttcCTCAGAAGCTACAAGACCCCGGGGAATTTGTTGTA
The Primulina eburnea isolate SZY01 chromosome 5, ASM2296580v1, whole genome shotgun sequence genome window above contains:
- the LOC140831386 gene encoding uncharacterized protein, with product MDNGDIDAIFKMQRHLREHIEMLQYEFNKLVLNAEVAGRLQQAKTVVSDRITRCLQAYTQLWNGENSEHKAKWTKKRTTMSMPPGRCCMLRSHNSDLLIFDPEIERTTRKLRKARREEIQAMAEHRENDRHTQPEAIPIRDHFRPVINNHYSGIARGTINANNFELKPALINMVQQNQFAGTATSDPHVHLRTFLEITDTELATKFLSKYFPPAKSAQLKIELSTFRQTDFEQLYEAWERYKELLWRCPNHGFEDWVQIELFCNGLNGQTRTTVDAAAGGTIFAKSPAQAYDLLEQMTINSYQWPSERSGVQKTAGIYTVDPITSLTAQVSTLTTQIATMNKVSTSNTEGPSPVVEEAHFLEEAQYINNRNVGGFGGYRVGQISKQLTSQPSDAVQKNADPNLREVNAIFMQHEEIGVISKEEKVDQPTPSKRNRGKKGKSYDFDQRVDISLLPYPQRFLQLKAEFQKKKSLEDLKNLHSNIQSAEQEEVAFTGGDDKGRKENLPQKLQDPGEFVVPCEIGSQSVKKAICDSGASVNIMPSFLYEKLGLSRIKPTRLSLQMADKSVRTPLGIVEDVELKIEKIRLLADFVVLDMGNSQNVRAILGRPFLATAGAVIDLRQGKLNMAVDGQNIELKASKISYDPP